A window of Rhododendron vialii isolate Sample 1 chromosome 13a, ASM3025357v1 contains these coding sequences:
- the LOC131313634 gene encoding nuclear transcription factor Y subunit B-6, translating to MNVGLSDMNNTNNHHHHHSVTDDNECTVREQDRFMPIANVIRIMRKILPPHAKISDEAKETIQECVSEFISFITGEANDRCQREQRKTITAEDVLWGMSKLGFDDYIEPMTLYLNRYRDFEGDRGSLRGDPMVKRAADLGTLTAVQAFVPVFHLGHLHGFFGAPANMGGFMKDDGSNASSSQAAVASLEPYAQFNNK from the coding sequence ATGAATGTGGGGTTATCGGACATGAATAAcaccaacaaccaccaccaccaccactcggTAACTGATGACAACGAATGCACCGTTCGGGAGCAAGACCGGTTCATGCCAATCGCCAACGTGATCCGAATCATGCGCAAAATCCTCCCTCCGCACGCCAAGATATCCGACGAAGCCAAGGAAACTATTCAAGAGTGTGTGTCGGAGTTCATCAGCTTCATCACGGGTGAGGCCAACGACCGTTGCCAGCGCGAGCAGCGCAAGACCATCACTGCAGAGGATGTTCTTTGGGGGATGAGCAAGTTGGGTTTCGACGATTACATTGAGCCTATGACTCTGTACCTGAATCGCTACCGTGATTTTGAGGGGGATCGTGGCTCATTAAGGGGCGACCCTATGGTGAAGAGGGCAGCTGATTTAGGCACACTGACTGCTGTGCAAGCTTTTGTGCCGGTGTTTCACTTGGGCCATCTCCATGGGTTTTTTGGAGCTCCTGCTAATATGGGTGGATTCATGAAGGATGACGGATCGAATGCGAGTTCTTCCCAAGCTGCCGTGGCCAGTCTTGAGCCATATGCCCAGTTTAATAATAAGTGA